GCCGAATTGGCTATCATTCCAGGTGATCCCGCGCGTGTCGAAAAGATCGCACAGCAAATGGAAAACCCAAAATTTTTAGCAAGTCATCGAGAATACACGGTTTATTTAGCCGATTTAGAAGGTAAGAAAGTGGTTGTGTGTTCAACTGGTATCGGCGGTCCATCGACTTCGATTGCTGTTGAAGAGCTTGCGCAACTTGGTGTGAATACATTTTTAAGAGTTGGCACAACGGGTGCAATTCAAGAACATATTAATGTTGGCGATATGATTGTAACAACAGCGTCGGTGCGTCTTGACGGTGCAAGCTCTCATTTTGCGCCGATGGAATACCCTGCAGTAGCAGATTTTGCTGTTGCGACTGAGATGAAAGCGGCTGTTGATGCTGAAGGTATCAAGGTACATATGGGGGTTACTGCATCGAGTGATACGTTCTACCCAGGTCAAGAACGCTACGATACATTCTCGGGTCGTGTAACACGTCGTTTCCAAGGTTCTATGCAAGAATGGCAAGACATGGGCGTACTTAACTTTGAAATGGAATCTGCAACACTTTTTACTATGTGTGCAAGCCAAGGCCTTAAAGCAGGTTGTGTTGCTGGTGTTATTATTAACCGTACACAAAAAGAGATCCCTGATGAAGCAGCAATGAAACTTGTTGAAACAAGATCGATTAAAGTTGTTGTTGATGCAGCTCGCCGTATGTTAATTGCTTAATCTGAACATGGTGTAAGAACTTAATTATTGATATATAAAGGTATTATAAAAAACTTTATAAATAATTAAGCAAAATATTTCGTTTGGAATAATTAAATTTCAAACGAAATATTACCCCCTCCTATTATCACGTACTATTTCATCATCAAATCAATTAAGGATTTACGATGAAAAAGCTACTTATTATGATCACTGCATTTTTTACTCTTAACGTATCAGCTATTACGACTGCAGACGCTGCAGTAGGTTGCAAACGTGCTGGTGGCGTTCAATGTCAAGAGCATGGCCGTGTCGGTAAGCCTGGCCAAGTGGTTAGAGCACCAGCTAAAGTAATCAGAACACCGAACTATCGAGCGCCTATTTATCGTGGTCGACCTGTTGTTATCGTAAATGGCTACCAACGTCCATCTTGGTATCAAAATCCACTATTAATGGCAATTGGTGCTGCGATTATTATTGATGCTGTTAGTGGCGAGCCGAAAACTGAATCGGGCCAAAACGTAGTGATATTAGGTGAAGGCGACGAGCTATCTAAAGTATATGAAAAAGATGATACTGTTTATCTTGTCATGAAGTCGTAATGGGGACATCAGATAATTAAACCTGA
This genomic stretch from Moritella sp. F3 harbors:
- the udp gene encoding uridine phosphorylase; amino-acid sequence: MTTANVFHLGINKSDLQGAELAIIPGDPARVEKIAQQMENPKFLASHREYTVYLADLEGKKVVVCSTGIGGPSTSIAVEELAQLGVNTFLRVGTTGAIQEHINVGDMIVTTASVRLDGASSHFAPMEYPAVADFAVATEMKAAVDAEGIKVHMGVTASSDTFYPGQERYDTFSGRVTRRFQGSMQEWQDMGVLNFEMESATLFTMCASQGLKAGCVAGVIINRTQKEIPDEAAMKLVETRSIKVVVDAARRMLIA